In a genomic window of Pleurocapsa sp. PCC 7319:
- a CDS encoding NHLP bacteriocin export ABC transporter permease/ATPase subunit, with protein sequence MVSSESQAQYPENLKVHTFNSNEPILLNDPQTVWQIQSGSVSLFAVTVKDGMTEENRRYLFSCESGEALFGTIANPNEIDYQILAIPMGEVTLLKLNPELLRPLITNENSNLTTLIDKWLKNFDTNLFSSTVPTIHIKAAGKESFSLNKGQTLQPIADTVVWVQLRDGLVRLLGIKELIITEQIKILPIPHDLWIEASYDTQLTTEITSSLSDIDDLLEGISLFHRHFLFCNRLIQKQEQNDELKRLAALDNLNQQVTAEALGELASPLASQKDNLIIGDTPLLIAAGAVGRSLGMKISPPGQSEDLSRLEDPLQAVARASRLRTRQVLLRDNWWEQDCGPLIGYIHSESNKQAVALLPKDSHSYELLDPDNHTRIPIDSDRAKEIEPVAQMFYRSFADKALSVFDILKFALKGRFRDILIIILTSIAITLLGMLTPQATAIMIDNSIPDSDRFSLIQIGLGLVIAAFATALFRLAQGFALLRIETTSDASTQSAMWDRLLNLPVSFFRQFTTGDLLSRTNSVSQIRRQLGSTILIKLVTSIFALLNLGLLFFYSVPLSFIAIGTAIVIIVFTVLSGSILVRKVRPLLEIEGNIFGQVVQLINGISKLRVAGAEERAFAFWSKDYSKQIKLELSTQLIEDIVAVFNTVMPILTSGILFWFTVHLLKQAETTGKAGLTVGTFLAFNSAFATFISGSTEVSNIATDILQVIPQWQRAQPIVETLPEVDLSRADPGQLIGRISIDRVSFRYSPDIPLTLENVSIKAEPGDFIALVGGSGSGKSTIFRLLLGFETPEDGSIYYDGQDLSGLDVSAVRRQLGVVLQNGTIMSGSIFDNLAGGARITLDEAWQASRMAGFDRDIDSMPMGMHTVISEGGGNLSGGQRQRLLIAKALILKPRILLFDEATSALDNTTQAIVSENLDRLQVTRIVIAHRLSTIRNADRIYVLETGRVVQQGSFEELATQKGLFSNLMKRQTA encoded by the coding sequence ATGGTTAGTTCCGAGAGTCAAGCACAATATCCCGAAAATCTAAAAGTACATACTTTTAATAGCAATGAACCAATTCTGCTGAATGACCCACAAACAGTTTGGCAAATTCAATCCGGTTCTGTCTCATTATTTGCTGTCACAGTTAAAGATGGTATGACCGAGGAAAATCGTCGTTACCTTTTTAGTTGTGAATCTGGAGAAGCTCTTTTTGGTACTATTGCTAATCCCAATGAGATTGACTATCAAATATTAGCAATACCAATGGGGGAAGTGACTTTACTGAAGCTCAACCCAGAATTACTCCGACCATTAATTACTAATGAAAACTCTAATTTGACAACTTTAATCGATAAATGGTTAAAGAATTTTGACACCAATCTTTTTAGTTCTACAGTACCGACTATTCACATCAAAGCAGCAGGAAAAGAAAGCTTTTCGCTTAATAAAGGTCAAACTCTACAACCGATCGCAGATACTGTTGTTTGGGTGCAACTTCGAGACGGGTTAGTACGATTACTAGGAATTAAAGAATTAATTATCACTGAGCAGATTAAAATTTTACCCATTCCTCACGATCTCTGGATTGAAGCAAGTTATGATACTCAACTAACTACAGAAATTACTAGTTCGTTGTCAGACATAGATGATTTATTGGAAGGAATATCTTTATTTCATCGACACTTTCTGTTTTGTAATCGACTCATCCAAAAACAAGAGCAAAATGATGAATTAAAGCGATTAGCAGCTCTAGATAATCTCAACCAACAAGTTACGGCAGAAGCTTTAGGGGAGTTAGCATCTCCTTTAGCTTCTCAAAAAGATAACTTGATTATCGGAGATACTCCTCTATTAATAGCTGCTGGAGCAGTAGGAAGATCGTTGGGCATGAAAATTAGTCCTCCTGGTCAATCAGAAGATCTCAGCAGACTTGAAGATCCTTTACAAGCAGTTGCCAGAGCTTCTCGCTTACGAACCAGGCAAGTATTATTACGAGATAATTGGTGGGAGCAAGATTGTGGTCCTTTGATTGGCTATATTCATTCTGAATCCAATAAACAAGCAGTAGCTTTACTTCCCAAGGATTCTCATAGCTACGAATTATTAGATCCCGATAATCATACTCGCATTCCTATTGATAGCGATCGTGCCAAGGAAATCGAGCCAGTAGCTCAGATGTTTTATCGTTCTTTTGCTGATAAAGCCCTTTCTGTTTTCGATATTCTCAAGTTTGCGCTCAAAGGCAGATTTAGAGATATCTTAATTATTATTTTGACTAGCATTGCCATTACTTTGCTCGGAATGCTCACTCCCCAAGCTACGGCGATTATGATCGATAATTCTATTCCCGACAGCGATCGCTTTTCTTTAATTCAAATTGGCTTGGGATTGGTTATTGCTGCTTTTGCCACCGCACTATTTCGTTTAGCTCAAGGATTTGCTCTTTTAAGAATCGAAACGACTTCTGATGCCTCGACTCAATCGGCAATGTGGGATCGACTACTTAATTTACCAGTCTCTTTTTTCCGTCAATTCACGACAGGAGATCTCTTATCTCGGACTAACTCCGTCAGTCAAATTCGACGACAACTCGGCAGTACTATCTTAATTAAATTAGTCACCAGTATTTTTGCCTTACTCAATCTAGGGTTACTCTTTTTCTATAGCGTACCTTTATCATTTATTGCTATTGGTACGGCGATCGTTATTATTGTTTTCACTGTTTTGTCTGGATCGATTTTAGTACGCAAAGTTAGACCTTTACTGGAAATCGAAGGTAACATTTTTGGGCAGGTTGTTCAGTTAATTAACGGAATCTCTAAATTACGAGTTGCTGGGGCAGAAGAAAGAGCTTTTGCTTTCTGGAGTAAAGATTATAGTAAACAAATTAAACTTGAACTTAGTACTCAATTAATTGAAGATATTGTTGCTGTCTTCAATACCGTGATGCCGATACTTACTTCTGGTATCCTCTTCTGGTTCACAGTCCATTTACTTAAGCAGGCAGAGACAACTGGTAAAGCAGGATTGACAGTGGGAACTTTTTTAGCTTTTAATAGTGCTTTTGCTACCTTTATCAGTGGTTCAACTGAAGTAAGTAATATAGCTACGGATATCTTACAGGTTATTCCTCAGTGGCAACGAGCGCAGCCCATTGTCGAGACTTTACCTGAAGTCGATCTTAGTAGAGCAGATCCAGGGCAACTTATTGGCAGAATTAGCATAGATCGGGTATCTTTTCGCTATAGTCCGGATATTCCTTTAACTCTAGAAAATGTCAGTATTAAAGCTGAACCAGGAGATTTTATTGCTTTAGTTGGTGGCTCTGGCAGTGGGAAGTCAACTATTTTCCGCCTTTTACTGGGATTTGAAACTCCTGAAGATGGGAGTATTTATTATGATGGTCAAGATTTATCAGGGCTTGATGTTAGTGCTGTACGTCGACAGTTGGGTGTGGTTTTGCAGAACGGCACAATCATGTCTGGTTCAATTTTCGATAATCTGGCTGGAGGAGCTAGAATTACTCTGGATGAAGCTTGGCAAGCATCTCGCATGGCTGGTTTTGATCGTGATATTGATAGTATGCCTATGGGGATGCATACAGTTATTAGCGAGGGAGGAGGTAATCTTTCTGGAGGACAGCGACAGCGACTTCTAATTGCCAAAGCTTTAATACTAAAACCTCGTATCTTGCTGTTCGATGAAGCTACCAGTGCCTTAGATAATACGACCCAGGCGATCGTCAGTGAAAACTTAGATCGATTGCAAGTAACTAGAATTGTGATTGCTCATCGACTGAGTACAATTCGCAATGCCGATCGCATCTATGTATTAGAAACAGGCAGAGTAGTTCAGCAGGGAAGCTTTGAAGAACTCGCTACTCAAAAAGGACTATTCTCCAATTTGATGAAAAGACAAACAGCTTAA
- a CDS encoding NHLP family bacteriocin export ABC transporter peptidase/permease/ATPase subunit gives MVSTNISPPKLQDIWRYLKKLLPQPNQRVKTPTVLQMEAVECGAAALGIILGYHGRIVPLPELRQECGVSRDGSKASNVLKAGRRYGLETKGLKKGLEKLQELAPPYIVFWQFNHFLVVEGLGEQRVYLNDPASGPRSVSWSEFDEGYTGVVLVMEPGVEFRKGGKKPNVLVSLRSRLQSVAGALAYCMAAGLLLTLVKLLIPVFSQIFVDEILVQGRMDWLRPLILAMAVTAVFQGALTLLQLRYLRRLQIKLSVAMSGSFLWHILRLPIGFYAQRFAGEISDRTRLNNEVAEVLSGQLATTIIDTAMIVFFAVVMFQYDEVLTIMVISFAAINILTLRWIYRQRVDANQKLMQDYGKAAGASIAGLQYIETLKASGVESDFFSKWSGYYAKALNSQQELGVANQFLSGLPVLLTALSSALLLVVGGWRVVDGHLSIGMLVAFQAIVKNFQEPVNNLVNFAGTIQELEGNVIRLDDVLNNPTESSTNNKEKLLLTPRADNSKITLPISARLKGYIELNNLTFGYSRLDPPLIENLSLSVKPGQRIAFVGGSGSGKSTVAKLVAGLYQPWSGEIRFDNRLRQKIPYQILTSSIAMVEQDIFLFTGTVRDNLTLWDKTVADKHLRQACQDAAIEDVVNSLPGAYNSELQEGGGNLSGGQRQRLEIARALVNNPSILVMDEATSALDAETEKIIDGNLRRRGCTCLIVAHRLSTIRDCDEIIVLERGKVVQRGTHEELWQQEGVYAQLIKSGEG, from the coding sequence GTGGTATCTACTAATATTTCTCCACCAAAACTCCAGGATATCTGGCGGTATCTCAAAAAATTGCTGCCTCAACCCAATCAGCGAGTTAAGACACCTACAGTTTTGCAAATGGAAGCAGTCGAGTGTGGTGCAGCAGCTTTAGGTATCATTCTTGGTTATCATGGTCGTATCGTACCGTTGCCCGAACTACGACAAGAATGTGGTGTTTCTCGCGATGGGAGTAAAGCATCAAATGTACTCAAAGCAGGAAGAAGATACGGATTAGAAACCAAAGGTCTGAAAAAAGGCTTAGAAAAACTGCAAGAACTGGCCCCACCCTACATTGTGTTTTGGCAGTTTAACCATTTCTTAGTGGTAGAGGGACTTGGCGAACAACGAGTTTATCTTAACGATCCTGCCAGTGGACCGAGAAGTGTATCCTGGTCTGAGTTTGATGAAGGATATACAGGTGTAGTTCTGGTCATGGAGCCAGGGGTTGAGTTTCGTAAAGGAGGCAAGAAACCTAATGTTTTGGTTTCTTTGCGATCGCGATTGCAATCTGTAGCTGGCGCTTTGGCTTACTGTATGGCAGCAGGATTGTTGCTGACCCTGGTTAAGTTATTAATTCCTGTATTTAGTCAAATATTTGTCGATGAAATTTTAGTCCAGGGAAGAATGGATTGGCTACGTCCATTAATTTTAGCTATGGCAGTTACCGCAGTTTTTCAAGGAGCATTAACTCTACTGCAATTACGCTATCTGCGTCGATTACAAATTAAACTTTCAGTGGCAATGTCTGGTAGTTTTCTCTGGCATATTCTTCGTTTACCTATCGGATTTTATGCTCAAAGATTTGCGGGAGAAATAAGCGATCGCACCCGTTTAAATAACGAAGTAGCAGAGGTTCTTTCGGGACAACTAGCAACCACCATTATTGATACAGCTATGATTGTATTTTTTGCCGTAGTTATGTTTCAGTACGATGAAGTACTGACGATTATGGTGATTAGCTTTGCTGCCATCAATATTTTGACCCTTCGCTGGATTTATCGTCAGCGAGTAGATGCCAACCAAAAACTAATGCAGGATTATGGTAAAGCTGCTGGGGCATCAATTGCAGGACTTCAATATATCGAAACTCTCAAAGCATCGGGAGTAGAATCAGACTTTTTCTCCAAATGGTCTGGTTATTATGCTAAAGCACTTAATTCCCAACAAGAATTGGGAGTAGCTAATCAGTTTCTTTCCGGATTACCCGTACTGTTAACGGCTCTTTCCTCTGCTTTACTGTTAGTAGTTGGAGGTTGGCGAGTTGTTGATGGACATCTTAGTATTGGGATGCTAGTGGCTTTTCAAGCAATAGTGAAGAATTTCCAAGAACCTGTCAACAATCTGGTCAACTTTGCGGGAACTATACAAGAATTAGAAGGGAATGTCATTCGTTTGGATGATGTACTCAATAATCCCACCGAATCCTCTACTAACAATAAAGAAAAACTCTTATTAACTCCGCGAGCAGATAATAGTAAGATCACTCTTCCTATATCTGCTCGTTTAAAAGGATATATAGAATTAAACAATCTTACTTTTGGTTATAGTCGCCTCGATCCTCCCTTGATTGAAAACTTATCTTTATCCGTTAAACCTGGACAGCGTATTGCTTTTGTCGGTGGTAGTGGTTCTGGTAAATCTACTGTGGCAAAATTAGTTGCGGGACTCTACCAACCCTGGTCGGGAGAAATTCGCTTTGATAATCGACTCAGACAAAAAATTCCTTATCAAATATTAACTAGTTCGATCGCGATGGTAGAACAGGATATTTTTCTGTTTACAGGAACAGTAAGAGATAACTTGACTCTATGGGATAAAACTGTCGCCGATAAACATTTAAGACAGGCTTGCCAGGATGCTGCCATTGAAGATGTCGTTAATTCTCTACCAGGGGCTTATAACTCTGAGTTGCAAGAAGGAGGTGGCAATTTAAGTGGTGGTCAACGACAACGACTAGAAATTGCTCGTGCTTTAGTCAACAATCCTTCAATTCTGGTTATGGATGAAGCTACTAGTGCTTTGGATGCAGAAACAGAAAAAATTATTGATGGTAATTTACGAAGACGAGGTTGTACTTGTCTAATCGTTGCCCATCGTCTGAGTACGATCCGTGACTGCGACGAAATTATTGTCTTAGAAAGAGGCAAAGTAGTCCAAAGGGGTACCCACGAAGAACTATGGCAACAAGAAGGAGTTTATGCCCAACTAATTAAAAGTGGAGAAGGATGA
- a CDS encoding NHLP bacteriocin system secretion protein — MNNNQIEVNNNYINSSTSDRNVLHNPNLNLDAPNIRVLIVDAQQSICQHLQLLLEPEAGLEVVGTATNGAVAINLIESLQPEIVLLDVEIPVMDGFETIEVIVKRFPGCKILVLSSSDNKDDIKKALKAGARGYLLKSTSIETIADSIRSAGKRHFQLSPGLFTKIFLPKLNGETKENTQTSESAKPEKSKQKDGSTAKKENKMFRQESLERLSSPERLDQLMRVVNPKSWIPLATLGVLGASALTWSIFGRIPVTIQGAGVLVYPSTVVPVQTKSSGQLIDLKVKNGELVEKGDVIATIDRSDRREELELALAQLAQLKKQNTEAEGVQDRRKNQDLQAIQEQRQTLEQRLQILEDLTPTLKDKGVSAIQRQRQNLQQRQQTLEELRPTFKQRLETRQMLFERGAISEDVLLEARQQYYDNISGIDEVEAQLKELDVQEADALQQYLSNLNEVKNVQAQIQELDSKKANLAQQDWENSTNRTKEIQEVERKIAQIQQEINSESQIVSQHSGKILELTVNQGQVVEAGTRLASIDTDNQEGKLVGVTYFPVKDGKKVQPGMEVQVTPQTIKRERFGGIVGTVTKVSSFPITTEAAANVVGNPQIIAGLVPETEPVVIQISAKLDLNPRTFSGYEWSSSEGPKLKISSGTTTSARVKVEERAPISFVFPILRSISGIY; from the coding sequence GTGAATAATAACCAGATTGAAGTAAATAATAACTATATAAACTCCTCTACATCAGATCGTAATGTTTTACATAATCCTAATCTCAATCTAGATGCACCTAATATTCGAGTTTTAATTGTTGATGCTCAACAATCTATATGTCAACATCTACAATTGTTACTTGAGCCAGAAGCTGGGTTAGAAGTAGTAGGGACAGCTACTAATGGTGCAGTGGCGATTAACTTAATAGAATCTTTACAGCCAGAGATAGTTTTACTGGATGTGGAAATACCTGTAATGGATGGGTTCGAAACTATAGAAGTTATAGTGAAGCGCTTTCCTGGTTGCAAAATTCTCGTTCTAAGTTCCTCCGATAATAAGGATGATATCAAGAAAGCCTTAAAAGCTGGAGCTCGGGGTTATTTACTTAAAAGTACTTCAATTGAAACGATCGCCGATTCGATTCGTTCTGCTGGCAAGAGGCACTTTCAACTTAGTCCAGGATTATTTACTAAAATTTTCTTGCCTAAATTGAACGGAGAAACAAAAGAAAATACTCAAACTTCAGAATCGGCAAAGCCCGAAAAATCTAAACAAAAAGATGGTTCTACTGCCAAAAAAGAAAACAAAATGTTTCGGCAAGAATCATTAGAGCGTTTATCTTCTCCCGAACGACTGGATCAATTAATGCGGGTAGTTAATCCTAAAAGTTGGATTCCTCTAGCTACACTAGGAGTTTTGGGAGCATCTGCCTTAACTTGGAGTATTTTTGGACGTATTCCCGTCACAATTCAAGGAGCAGGGGTGTTAGTTTATCCCAGTACTGTGGTTCCTGTACAGACAAAAAGTTCGGGACAACTAATAGATTTAAAAGTTAAAAATGGTGAGCTAGTTGAAAAAGGAGATGTCATAGCTACTATTGATCGTAGCGATCGCCGAGAAGAACTAGAATTAGCCTTGGCTCAATTGGCTCAACTAAAAAAGCAAAACACAGAGGCTGAAGGAGTTCAAGATCGACGCAAAAATCAAGATTTACAAGCAATTCAAGAACAACGCCAAACTTTAGAGCAAAGATTACAGATTTTAGAAGATTTAACTCCTACTCTAAAAGACAAAGGAGTATCAGCTATTCAACGTCAACGTCAAAACTTACAACAGCGTCAGCAAACTTTAGAAGAGTTGCGACCGACTTTTAAGCAAAGATTGGAAACTCGGCAAATGCTATTTGAAAGAGGAGCAATTTCTGAAGATGTTTTGCTGGAAGCGAGACAGCAATACTACGATAATATCAGTGGCATTGATGAAGTTGAAGCTCAATTAAAAGAGTTGGATGTTCAAGAAGCGGACGCTCTTCAGCAATATCTTTCCAATTTGAATGAAGTTAAAAATGTCCAAGCTCAAATTCAAGAATTAGACAGTAAAAAAGCCAATTTAGCCCAACAAGACTGGGAAAATTCTACAAATCGTACTAAAGAAATTCAAGAAGTTGAACGTAAAATTGCTCAAATCCAGCAAGAAATCAACAGTGAAAGTCAAATTGTCAGCCAACATTCAGGAAAAATTCTCGAACTCACTGTCAATCAAGGACAAGTCGTAGAAGCAGGAACTCGCCTAGCCAGTATCGATACTGATAATCAAGAGGGCAAACTAGTAGGTGTGACTTATTTCCCTGTTAAAGATGGTAAAAAAGTTCAACCTGGCATGGAAGTCCAAGTTACGCCTCAAACCATTAAGCGAGAAAGATTTGGTGGCATAGTAGGGACGGTAACTAAAGTTTCTTCATTCCCCATTACTACTGAAGCTGCCGCCAATGTGGTAGGAAATCCACAAATAATTGCCGGTTTAGTCCCAGAAACTGAACCAGTAGTAATTCAAATTTCGGCCAAATTAGACTTGAATCCCAGGACTTTTAGTGGTTATGAGTGGTCTTCTTCTGAAGGACCTAAATTGAAAATTTCTTCGGGAACAACCACATCTGCCAGAGTCAAAGTAGAAGAAAGAGCACCTATTTCTTTTGTCTTTCCAATTTTGAGGTCTATCAGTGGTATCTACTAA
- a CDS encoding IS66 family transposase, which yields MNQEPELNELEKLNQLSKKELVKLILSQQEIIEQLKIEIEKLKISRSLDSKISSKPPSSDLLKKPERKEKSSSQKPKKSPGGQLGHQGKTRKGFGRVDRCEVLKAEKCLSCGELLASAESIKIETNSAAVLVERPIEIVEYQRHHSLCQCCGEITSPQWSHQIVPGQDLGIKLQGLLGWLGNYGHLPYQKQQELLRELGQIEVGLGTLVASNQRISAAIKPSISELEEWINQNHPTLNIDETPWSVRGLKEWLWVFANPNFCLFRAGDTRSRKEIEDQLGAQYSGIIISDDFSVYNGYPVAAQQKCQAHLRRHCQRLMKTPGIDNGSMGLALTEIVDSAFRQHRLWRENNHRQQYLDSTTQLKTQINLALSKWSEKAGYEAGKLLRNLKLKADQWWYFLDHPEISPDNNLAERALRLAVTKRKISGGSRSMTRFQDTANLLSVIQTCRFQGRSVMDFFTQALLATIGVIDRPSLIPQFST from the coding sequence ATGAACCAGGAACCTGAGTTAAACGAACTAGAAAAACTCAACCAGTTGTCAAAAAAGGAACTGGTGAAGCTCATACTGAGTCAACAAGAAATCATCGAGCAGCTAAAAATAGAAATAGAGAAGCTAAAAATAAGCAGAAGCCTAGACAGTAAAATATCGTCAAAGCCTCCATCATCAGATTTACTCAAAAAACCAGAAAGAAAAGAAAAGTCATCGTCTCAAAAACCGAAAAAAAGTCCCGGGGGGCAATTAGGACATCAAGGGAAAACAAGAAAAGGATTTGGGCGAGTAGATCGCTGCGAAGTACTCAAAGCAGAAAAGTGCTTGAGTTGTGGAGAACTGTTAGCCTCAGCAGAATCAATCAAGATTGAAACCAACTCAGCAGCAGTATTAGTAGAAAGACCAATAGAAATAGTTGAGTATCAACGTCATCACTCTCTATGTCAGTGTTGTGGAGAAATAACATCGCCACAATGGTCTCATCAGATTGTACCAGGACAAGACTTGGGAATTAAGTTACAGGGATTACTAGGATGGCTAGGAAACTATGGGCATCTACCCTATCAAAAGCAGCAGGAACTATTGCGGGAGTTAGGTCAAATTGAAGTTGGATTAGGAACTTTAGTTGCCAGTAACCAAAGAATTTCAGCAGCTATTAAGCCCAGCATTAGTGAACTAGAAGAATGGATTAATCAGAATCATCCAACCTTAAATATTGATGAAACACCTTGGTCAGTAAGAGGATTAAAAGAATGGTTGTGGGTGTTTGCTAATCCGAATTTTTGCTTATTTCGAGCGGGGGATACTCGTTCGAGAAAAGAAATAGAAGACCAACTAGGCGCGCAGTATTCGGGAATCATTATCTCCGATGATTTCAGCGTGTACAATGGCTATCCGGTCGCAGCACAACAAAAATGTCAGGCTCACTTACGTCGTCACTGTCAAAGACTCATGAAAACACCAGGAATTGACAATGGATCAATGGGACTAGCTTTGACCGAAATTGTGGATTCTGCTTTTCGACAACATCGATTATGGCGTGAAAATAATCATCGGCAGCAATATCTCGATTCTACTACGCAATTAAAAACTCAAATCAATTTAGCTTTGAGTAAGTGGAGTGAGAAGGCAGGTTATGAAGCTGGTAAATTATTACGGAATTTGAAATTAAAAGCAGACCAATGGTGGTATTTCTTAGACCATCCAGAAATTTCGCCTGATAACAATCTCGCCGAACGTGCTTTAAGATTGGCAGTCACTAAACGAAAAATAAGTGGTGGTTCTCGCAGCATGACACGATTTCAAGATACAGCTAATTTATTGAGTGTGATTCAAACCTGCCGTTTTCAGGGTCGCTCTGTGATGGATTTTTTCACTCAAGCTTTATTGGCAACTATCGGTGTTATCGATCGCCCTTCTTTAATCCCTCAATTTAGTACCTGA
- a CDS encoding thiopurine S-methyltransferase, which produces MSFTSSFFDNWLSFSSSFNSGSWFILPLHYPVFLTSATLSLFLIPESLLLNYAPAYFLRSQRVLVPLCGKDNALRWFRDHAAHVIGVELAQEAIKQFFQEQNLPYQKTTDDCYEAERITIFNRNLFDLTPREVGHIDFVYDRAALVALPINLRQQYRQKIDELMSVGSKCLLITLEFQPYLGNTPPFSITPEEVQSYYGDRYIIDHIEQPKLPEHRMVEKFNLDFLIEHGFFLTKIAARKRGSFLDTFKFALTP; this is translated from the coding sequence ATGAGCTTCACCAGTTCCTTTTTTGACAACTGGTTGAGTTTTTCTAGTTCGTTTAACTCAGGTTCCTGGTTCATCTTACCGTTACATTACCCAGTTTTCTTAACGAGTGCAACCTTATCTCTCTTTTTAATACCTGAATCCTTACTTTTAAATTACGCACCAGCTTATTTTTTGAGGAGTCAGCGAGTTTTAGTTCCTCTATGTGGTAAAGACAATGCTTTAAGATGGTTTCGCGATCACGCTGCTCATGTAATTGGCGTAGAATTGGCACAAGAAGCGATCAAACAATTTTTTCAAGAGCAAAACTTACCATATCAAAAAACAACTGATGATTGCTATGAAGCGGAAAGAATTACTATTTTTAATCGCAATCTTTTTGATTTGACACCCAGAGAAGTTGGTCACATCGACTTTGTTTATGACCGGGCTGCTTTAGTAGCATTACCAATAAATTTACGTCAGCAATATCGTCAAAAAATTGATGAATTAATGTCAGTCGGTTCTAAGTGTTTATTAATTACTCTGGAATTTCAGCCTTATTTAGGTAATACACCACCGTTTAGTATTACTCCTGAAGAAGTTCAAAGTTATTATGGCGATCGCTACATTATCGACCACATCGAGCAACCAAAACTGCCAGAACATCGTATGGTAGAAAAGTTTAATCTAGATTTTCTTATAGAACACGGTTTTTTCTTAACTAAAATTGCTGCTAGAAAAAGGGGAAGCTTTTTGGATACGTTTAAATTTGCTCTAACACCTTGA